The following are from one region of the Equus przewalskii isolate Varuska chromosome 21, EquPr2, whole genome shotgun sequence genome:
- the CEP250 gene encoding centrosome-associated protein CEP250 isoform X10: MWVTELSALLIQSQKQNEDYEKMVKALRETMEILETNHAELMEHEASLSRNAQEEKLSLQQVIKDITQAMVEEGDNMAQGSGHENSLELDSSGFSSQFDSRDPDKALTLVRSVLTRRRQAVQDLRQQLSGCQEAVSFLQQQHNQWEEEGEALRQRLQKLTGERDTLAGQTVDLQGEVDSLSKERELLQKTREELQQQLEVLEQEAWRLRRTNVELQLQGDSAQGEKEEQQEELHLAVRERERLQETLAGLEARQSESLSELITLREALESSRLEGELLRQEQTEVTAALARAEQSIADLSSSENSLKAEVADLRAATVKLSALNEALALDKVGLSQQLLQLEQENQSVCSRMEAAEQARSALQVGLAEAERSREALWDKSTHLEAQLQKAEETKAELQADLRSIQEEKEEIQEKLSEARHQQEAASAQLEQLHQEAKRQEEVLARAVQEKEALVRERAALEVRLQAVERDRQDLSEQLLGLSSAKELLENSLFEAQQQNSLIEVTKGQLEVQLQTVTQAKEVIQGEVRCLKLELDTERSQAEQERDTAARQLAQAEQEGQTALQRQKSAHEEEVNQLQEKWEKERSWHQQELDKALESLEREKMELEMRLREQQAETEAIRTQREEERAEAESALCQMQLETEKERMSLLETLLQTQKELTDASQQLERLRQDMKVQKLKEQETTGMLQTQLREAQRELEQAAQQHRDDLAALQEEGSSLLQEKIELQKQVEDLKTQLVSKDDSQRLVEQEVQEKLREAQECSQIQKELEREKASLTLSLVEKEQRLLVLQEADSARQQELSSLRQDVQEAQGRQKELSAQVELLKQEVREKEADFLAQEAHLLEELEASQVTEQQLRASLWAQEAKAAQLQLRLRSTENQLEALAAEQQPGHHAQAQLASLYSVLQQALGSVCESRPELSGGGDSAPSLLGAEPDQNEARILFKRGPLLTALSAEAVASALHKLHQDLWKTQQARDDLRDQAQKLEQRLTDTEAEKNQVHTELRHLQRQLSQNQEEKSKWERKQSSLESELMELHETVASLQSRLRRAELQGIEAQNERELLQAAKENLTAQVEHLQVSVAEARAQASAVGVLEEDLRTARSALKLKNEEVENERERAQALQEQGELKVAQGRALQENLAILAHTLSEREGEVETLQGKIQELETQREMQKAALEVLSLDLKKRNQEVDLQQEQIQELEKCRSVLEHLPMAVQEREQKLTVQREQIKELEKDRETQRNILEHQLLELEKKAQVIESQKGQIQDLKKQLVTLECLALELEENHHKMECQQKAIEELEGQREMQKVALTHLTLDLEERSQELQVQSSQIHELESHSTLLARELQEKDQEVKSQREQIEELQRQKEHLTQDLERRGQEMLLQKERIQVLEDQRTLQTKILEEDLEQIKLSLRERGRELASQRQLMQERAEEGKGQSKAQRGSLEHLKLILRDKEKEVECQQERIQELQEHQDQLEQQLQGLHRKVGETSLLLTQREQEIVVLQQHLQEAREQEELEKQSLQGQLEEAQRALAQRDQELEALQHQQRQAQGQEENVKEKTSTLQRALEQAHMTLKQRQGELEDCKDHVRRLQEELAVEGQRVQALEEVLGDLRAESQEQEKALLALQQQCAEQAQKHEEEARALQDNWLQAEAMLKERDQELDALRADSQSSQHREEAAQGQAEALQEALSKAQAALQEKEQHLLGQAELSRSLEASTATLQAALDSCQAQARQLEEALRKREDEIKDRDLRHQEALQQLQQVLAQRDEELRHQKKQMQLLEKSLAQRGGDDVIQEKQNPGQEREEEERRGLHESLRELQLILAQKEEEILELREAQQEKSLKDSLHSHKASPVEEPTTKFGSLGPRLQQELDRLQVVLRQTEAREIEWREKAQDLALSLAQSKATVSSLQEVAMFLQASVLERDSEQQRLQDELELTRQALEKERLHSPGPTSRAERGPRGEAGVQLGEVSGVEAEPSPGLEEKQLWEQRLEYLQQAVARLEIDRSRLQRHNVQLRTTLEQVERERRKLKRDSMRASRTGVLEISEATASSPTQQVYLSSLTAASGEPNPSPLWMEEEDRCAPQTPSTWLNCRKRWPCCEPSWPWRGSRSKTTSLARSRPAVS, translated from the exons ATGTG GGTGACTGAGCTCTCTGCTCTGCTGATCCAGTCTCAGAAGCAAAATGAAGATTATGAAAAGATGGTAAAGGCTCTGAGAGAGACAATGGAGATCCTG GAGACAAATCATGCAGAATTAATGGAACATGAGGCATCTCTTAGTAGGAATGCCCAAGAGGAGAAGCTGTCTTTACAGCAGGTGATCAAGGATATAACCCAG GCCATGGTGGAAGAAGGGGACAATATGGCCCAAGGCTCTGGTCATGAGAACTCCTTGGAGCTGGACTCTAGTGGCTTCTCCTCCCAGTTTGACTCCCGGGACCCAGACAAGGCTCTTACTCTGGTGCGTTCAGTGCTGACTCGGAGACGCCAGGCTGTGCAG GACCTAAGGCAGCAGCTTTCAGGCTGTCAGGAAGCTGTGAGCTTCTTACAGCAGCAACACAATCAGTGGGAGGAAGAGGGTGAGGCCTTGAGACAGCGGCTACAGAAGCTCACTGGAGAGCGGGACACTCTGGCAGGGCAGACCGTGGACCTCCAGGGAGAGGTGGACTCTCTCAGCAA GGAGCGAGAGCTCCTGCAGAAGACCAGGGAAGagctgcagcagcagctggaggttCTGGAACAGGAGGCATGGCGATTGCGAAGGACCAACGTGGAGCTGCAGCTGCAGGGGGACTCTGCTCAGGGTgagaaggaggagcagcaggaggagctTCACCTGGCTGTCCGTGAGAGGGAGCGCCT TCAGGAGACGCTGGCGGGCCTGGAAGCCAGACAATCAGAATCACTCAGTGAGCTGATCACTCTTCGGGAAGCCCTGGAGTCCAGTCGCCTGGAAGGGGAGTTGCTGAGGCAAGAGCAAACAGAAGTGACCGCAGCGCTGGCCAGG GCAGAACAGTCCATTGCAGATCTGTCGAGTTCTGAGAACAGCCTGAAGGCTGAGGTAGCTGATCTTCGGGCTGCCACTGTCAAGCTCAGTGCCTTAAATGAGGCTTTGGCCTTAGACAAAGTTGGGCTGAGCCAGCAGCTTCTCCAG TTAGAACAAGAGAACCAGTCTGTGTGCAGCAGAATGGAGGCAGCAGAGCAGGCAAGAAGTGCTTTGCAGGTGGGCCTGGCAGAGGCGGAGAGGAGCAGGGAAGCCCTTTGGGACAAGAGCACTCACCTGGAGGCTCAGCTGCAGAAAGCAGAGGAGACCAAGGCTGAGCTGCAGGCAGATCTCAGGAGCatccaagaagagaaggaagaaattcaaGAGAAACTTAGTGAG GCACGTCACCAGCAGGAGGCAGCCTCAGCTCAGCTGGAGCAGCTGCATCAGGAGGCAAAGCGACAGGAAGAAGTGCTTGCCCGGGCAGTCCAGGAGAAGGAGGCCCTAGTCCGGGAGAGGGCGGCCCTAGAGGTGCGGCTGCAGGCTGTGGAGCGGGACCGGCAGGACCTCTCTGAACAACTGCTGGGGCTCAG CTCAGCCAAGGAGCTACTGGAGAACAGTCTGTTTGAGGCCCAACAACAAAATTCTCTGATAGAGGTCACCAAGGGGCAGCTGGAGGTTCAGCTTCAAACTGTCACTCAAGCCAAGGAAGTAATCCAAG GGGAAGTGAGGTGCCTAAAGTTGGAACTGGACACTGAACGGAGCCAGGCAGAGCAGGAGCGGGATACAGCAGCCAGACAGCTGGCCCAAGCTGAGCAAGAGGGACAGACTGCCCTGCAGCGACAGAAGTCAGCCCATGAAGAGGAAGTGAACCAACTCCAGGAGAAATGG GAGAAAGAGCGCTCTTGGCACCAGCAGGAGCTAGATAAGGCTCTGGAGAGcctagaaagggagaaaatggagctGGAAATGAGGCTGAGGGAGCAGCAGGCAGAAACCGAGGCCATCCGGACGCAGAGGGAAGAAGAACGGGCTGAGGCCGAGAGCGCCCTGTGCCag ATGCAGCtcgaaacagagaaagagagaatgtccCTCCTGGAGACACTGCTGCAGACTCAGAAGGAGCTGACAGATGCCAGCCAACAACTGGAACGGCTGAGGCAGGACATGAAGGTTCAGAAGTTAAAGGAGCAG GAGACCACTGGGATGCTGCAGACCCAGCTCCGGGAGGCTCAGCGGGAGCTGGAGCAGGCAGCCCAGCAGCACAGAGATGACCTTGCTGCCCTCCAAGAAGAGGGCAGCAGCCTGCTGCAGGAGAAGATAGAGCTGCAGAAGCAG GTGGAGGACTTGAAGACTCAGCTTGTTTCCAAGGATGACTCCCAAAGGCTGGTGGAGCAGGAGGTTCAGGAGAAGCTGAGAGAGGCCCAGGAGTGTAGCCAAATTCagaaggagctggagagagagaaagccag CCTGACTCTGTCGCTGGtggaaaaagaacagagactCCTTGTTTTACAAGAGGCTGACTCTGCTCGACAACAAGAGCTGAGCTCCCTGCGCCAGGACGtgcaggaggcccagggaaggcagAAAGAGCTCAGCGCCCAG GTGGAATTACTGAAGCAGGAGGTGAGGGAAAAGGAGGCTGACTTTCTAGCCCAGGAAGCACATCTGCTGGAGGAGCTAGAGGCATCTCAAGTAACAGAGCAGCAGCTGCGAGCTTCCTTGTGGGCCCAGGAAGCCAAGGCAGCCCAACTACAGCTGCGACTGCGCAGCACGGAGAACCAGCTGGAGGCACTGGCTGCAGAGCAGCAGCCTGGACACCATGCTCAGGCCCAGCTGGCCAGCCTCTATTCTGTCCTTCAGCAGGCCCTGGGGTCTGTTTGTGAGAGCAGGCCTGAGCTGAGTGGTGGGGGagactctgctccctccctcttggGTGCTGAGCCAG ACCAGAATGAAGCTAGGATCCTCTTTAAGAGAGGGCCCCTCCTGACGGCTCTCTCAGCTGAGGCGGTGGCGTCTGCCCTTCACAAGCTTCACCAGGACCTGTGGAAGACTCAACAGGCCCGG GATGATCTGAGGGATCAGGCCCAGAAGCTGGAACAGCGTCTCACTGATACGGAAGCTGAGAAGAACCAAGTCCACACAGAGCTTCGGCATCTGCAGAGACAGCTCTCCCAGAACCAGGAAG AGAAATCCaagtgggaaagaaaacagagctCCCTAGAATCTGAGCTGATGGAACTGCATGAAACTGTGGCATCCTTACAGAGTCGCCTACGGCGAGCAGAGCTGCAGGGAATAGAAGCCCAG AATGAGCGAGAGTTACTTCAGGCAGCAAAGGAGAACCTGACAGCCCAGGTGGAACATCTGCAAGTATCTGTTGCAGAAGCCAGGGCTCAGGCAAGTGCTGTCGGGGTCCTGGAAGAAGACCTGAGAACTGCTCGCTCAGCCCTGAAACTGAAAAACGAGGAGGTGGAGAACGAGCGTGAGAGAGCCCAGGCTCTGCAAGAGCAGGGCGAGCTGAAGGTGGCTCAGGGGAGGGCTTTGCAGGAGAATTTGGCTATCCTGGCCCACACCCTctctgagagagaaggggaggtggaGACTTTGCAGGGAAAAATCCAGGAACTGGAGACGCAACGGGAAATGCAAAAAGCTGCTTTGGAAGTGCTGTCTCTGGACCTAAAGAAGAGGAACCAAGAGGTGGACCTGCAACAAGAACAGATTCAGGAGCTAGAGAAGTGTAGGTCTGTTTTGGAGCATCTGCCCATGGCCGTCCAAGAGCGAGAGCAGAAGCTGACTGTGCAGAGAGAGCAGATCAAAGAGCTCGAGAAGGATCGAGAGACGCAGAGGAACATCTTGGAGCATCAGCTTCTAGAACTTGAGAAGAAGGCTCAGGTGATTGAGTCCCAGAAAGGACAGATTCAGGATCTGAAGAAGCAGTTGGTTACTCTGGAATGCCTGGCCCTGGAACTAGAGGAAAATCATCACAAAATGGAGTGCCAGCAAAAGGCAATTGAGGAGCTGGAGGGCCAGAGGGAAATGCAGAAAGTGGCTCTGACCCACCTTACACTGGACCTAGAGGAAAGGAGCCAGGAGCTGCAGGTGCAAAGCAGCCAGATCCATGAGCTTGAGAGCCACAGCACCCTTCTGGCAAGAGAGCTCCAGGAGAAGGACCAAGAGGTGAAGTCCCAGCGAGAACAGATTGAGGAactgcagagacagaaagagcatCTGACTCAGGACCTcgagaggaggggacaggagatGCTGCTGCAGAAGGAGAGGATTCAGGTCCTAGAAGATCAGCGGACGCTGCAAACCAAGATCCTAGAGGAGGACCTGGAACAGATCAAGCTGTCCTTGAGAGAGCGAGGCCGGGAGCTGGCCTCTCAGAGACAGCTGATGCAGGAGCGGGCAGAGGAAGGCAAGGGCCAGAGTAAAGCACAGCGCGGGAGCCTAGAGCACCTGAAGCTGATCCTGCGTGATAAGGAGAAGGAGGTGGAATGCCAGCAGGAGCGTATCCAGGAACTTCAGGAGCACCAGGACCAGCTAGAGCAGCAGCTCCAGGGTCTACACAGGAAGGTGGGGGAGACCAGCCTACTCCTGACCCAGCGAGAGCAGGAGATAGTGGTCCTGCAGCAGCACCTGCAGGAAGCCAGGGAACAGGAGGAGCTGGAAAAGCAGTCACTTCAGGGTCAGCTGGAAGAGGCCCAGAGGGCTCTGGCCCAGAGGGACCAGGAGCTTGAGGCCCTGCAGCACCAACAGCGGCaggcccaggggcaggaggagaatgTGAAGGAAAAGACAAGCACACTACAAAGAGCTCTGGAGCAGGCCCATATGACACTAAAACAGCGCCAGGGAGAGCTTGAGGACTGCAAGGACCATGTGAGAAGGCTCCAGGAAGAGCTGGCAGTGGAGGGACAGCGGGTACAGGCCCTGGAGGAGGTGTTGGGTGACCTAAGGGCTGAGTCTCAGGAGCAGGAGAAGGCTCTGCTGGCCCTCCAGCAGCAGTGTGCTGAGCAGGCACAGAAGCACGAGGAGGAGGCCAGGGCCCTGCAGGACAACTGGCTGCAGGCAGAGGCAATGCTCAAGGAACGGGACCAGGAGCTGGACGCCCTGCGAGCAGATAGCCAGTCCTCCCAGCATCGGGAGGAggctgcccagggccaggctgaggcTCTGCAGGAGGCCCTCAGCAAGGCTCAGGCTGCCCTGCAGGAGAAAGAGCAGCATCTCCTTGGGCAGGCAGAACTGAGCCGCAGCCTGGAGGCCAGCACTGCCACCTTGCAGGCTGCCCTGGACTCCTGCCAGGCACAAGCCCGGCAGCTGGAGGAGGCCCTGAGGAAGCGGGAAGATGAGATCAAGGACCGCGATCTCCGACACCAGGAGGCtctgcagcagctccagcaggTACTTGCCCAGAGGGATGAAGAGCTGAGACATCAGAAGAAACAAATGCAGCTGCTGGAGAAGTCTTTGGCCCAGAGGGGTGGGGATGATGTGATCCAAGAGAAGCAGAATccggggcaggagagagaagaggaagagagaaggggccTTCATGAGAGCCTAAGGGAGCTACAACTGATTCTAGCCCAAAAGGAAGAGGAGATCCTGGAGCTGAGGGAGGCTCAGCAAGAGAAGAGTCTGAAGGACTCACTCCACAGCCACAAAGCGTCCCCAGTGGAGGAGCCCACTACAAAATTTGGTTCTTTAGGGCCCAGGCTGCAGCAGGAGCTGGATCGACTACAAGTAGTCCTGAGGCAGACGGAGGCCAGGGAGATCGAGTGGAGGGAGAAGGCTCAGGACTTGGCACTGTCCTTGGCCCAGAGCAAGGCCACTGTCAGCAGTCTGCAGGAGGTAGCCATGTTCCTACAAGCCTCTGTCCTGGAGCGGGACTCAGAACAGCAGAGGCTGCAG GATGAGTTGGAGCTCACCAGACAGGCTCTGGAGAAGGAGCGGCTCCATAGCCCAGGCCCAACCAGCAGAGCCGAACGGGGTCCTCGAGGAGAGGCAGGTGTACAACTGGGAGAG GTCTCAGGAGTGGAGGCTGAGCCTAGTCCTGGGCTGGAGGAGAAGCAGCTATGGGAACAAAGGCTTGAATACCTACAGCAAGCAGTGGCACGGCTGGAGATTGACCGGAGCAGGCTGCAGCGCCACAATGTCCAGCTGCGGACCACCTTGGAACAG GTGGAGCGAGAGCGGAGGAAGCTGAAGAGGGATTCCATGCGTGCATCTCGGACAGGGGTCCTAGAGATCAGTGAAGCCACAGCATCATCGCCCACACAGCAGGTTTACCTCTCTTCATTGACTGCAGCCTCTGGAGAGCCCAACCCCAGCCCTCTGTG GATGGAAGAGGAGGACAGATGCGCTCCTCAGACGCCAAGCACATGGTTGAACTGCAGAAAGAG GTGGCCCTGCTGCGAGCCCAGCTGGCCTtggagaggaagcagaagcaaGACTACATCGCTCGCTCGGTCCAGACCAGCCGTGAGCTAG